DNA sequence from the Leptospiraceae bacterium genome:
TACTTCAATTACAATAAAGAAACTGTAAAAGAAGGAAAACACCGTAATAAACTGGCACTTTACCAGGAATACGGTTTACATATAGATATAAACCGCCCCCTTATTGGTTCTGTGGGTCGCCTGTCCTACCAGAAGGGAATTGCAACTTTTTTAAATTCCTTCTTCTGGAAATGGCAATTACCTTTTTATTATTTTGTTTTAGGAACCGGGGATGTAAATCTGGAAAATGCCCTATTTGAGCAATCCCACCATAACCATCAGAGACTTTATTTTTATAGGGGTTTTTCGGAGGATCTGGCCAGAAAAGTAGAAGCTGCTTCTGATTTCTTTATCATGCCCTCTCTTTTTGAACCCTGCGGATTAAACCAGCTTTATAGTCATGCTTATGGAACCATTCCTATTGTTTCGAGAGTGGGAGGTCTGAAAGATACAGTCCATGAAAGCTATGAGATTGAACATCAGACCGGACTTGTCTTTGAACCGGGACAGGATCATTCCCTGAATTATGCCATGGAAAGAGCTAACTCCCTCTATTACGATAAACCAAAGTTCGATAGGGTTAGACAAAATGTAATGTCTCAGGATTGGACCTGGACAAATCGGGTGAAAGAATACCGGGTGGTCTATGAAAGAGCTATTTCTAAGAAAATTCGAGTAAAACCTTTTGAGTGAAAGTTTAGCAGGCGAGCCGAGAGCCGCCCTTCGGCTCTCTGCGTTCGCTCAGGGGTCGTGAATTATCACGTCTCTACTGTCTCTGCGTGTTTTTGTGCCCATTTTTTTACTGCCACAGATTTTTTCATATTTTCTATAAACTCGATGGTTATGCTCTGGTTGAGTTCATTTAGCTCTTCATCTTTGGCTCCTTCATTAATCTCATCGATAATGAGGTCCACGAGGTCTTCAATCGCACGCTTGGAATTTTTATCTCGAACGATATTGGAGATAGTAAGAGAAACCGAGTGAAAAATAGCAATGCCGATTTCGGTTACTATTTTCTCAGGGAAGAGTCCTCCGAGTTTTTGAGAAACAGTCGAGGTAATTTTTGAAAGTAATTCCCGTGTATTTTTCTCAACCCTATCATTACTTGCCGAACTAGCCAGCTTATTCACCACAACTTTTTTTATCTCATCGCGTTTATTATTCAGGGTGTCGGTAACAATTTCCATGGAATTACCCGAACGAACTTCCGCCTGGGCTTCTGTCAGGATCTGAATGGTAACCATATCTGAAAGTTCTTCTTTAATAATCTCGGAGTAAGCTTTGATGGTTTTCGTAACAACATCATCTCCTACATTAGTGAATTCACTTTCTTTCAGAATTTTATAAGCTGTATATACCCTGACCAGCCTGAAGATTCGAAAATAAGCAAAAGGAATTAAACCTACAACATCGTACCAGTGATAAAGAGGATAAAGAAACCAGGCGATATATTCTTTTCGGCGAACCGAATGAAACCAGCTAATCAGAAATTCCAGGATGAAAAAAATGAAAAAAGGAGTGTCTAAAACCATGAATCTGTCTACAGGTTTCCCTGACATATCTAATTGTCGAAAATAGTTGATAGCCAATCTGGGACGAATCTCTGTATTAAAAACTTTAAATTTCTCCTGTAAGTTGATACTATCCGTTTTCCAAAACCAGTGAAACGCAACTGCTGTAGAGGGTATATGAGTTCCGGGATTCGCAGCACCAATAGCCGCTCTTAATTCCTTATCCAGTTTATTGGTTTTAACCTTATCATATCTCGATTTTCCAATATGCTGAATTTCTTTAAATAAATGATTCTGACCCGAACTTTCAAAGGGATTTTCAGACGTAATCCGAATCATTTGGGAATCGAGCTTGGCTAAAACCTTATCCAGCTCCTTTTGAGATCCTTTTTCATTTCCCATATTTCCATATTTTTCATAATTATCAAGGAGTTCGTAATAGGATTCCGTATCTTTATTTTTAATGATTCCATCGATATGGATATTCAGACGGGTGAAGATCCCCTGAAGATTTCTATCTTTCAGGTCCCCCGGTTCTAATACGATAGTTTTTGAAAAATCTTCCCTGGCTTTTTGAAATTCATTGGATGATTTTACAGAAAGAATTTTGGGTAAAAGGAGATTCATTTTCTTTAAGATTTCCTCTCGTTCTTTATTTCTTTCCGTAGGATCCTGAAGTTTTAAGAGTTTCTTATATTCTTCGACAAAGCGGATATAATAATCCGTAGTTCTGTGAGGTTCCATGCCAAAGACTGCTTCTTCAAACGACATTTTACGGTTTGCGTCATCCGGATCCTTACTGAAGTATTTGGCAGATAATAACTTTTCCTTAAATAAAAAACTATTAGGAAAGAAATTAAAATAAAACGGGCGAAGCCAGAAATAGGTAAGTCCGAATAAAATAAGGCTTATATTCACAAGGACGACTGTGACCATGAATAAATCCCAGGCAAATTTAAAGTATCTGTACATGCCTTTGGGTTTTTCCGCTTCTAAATTCTTATAACTGTCCATATAAACTCCCCGATTCAGCATATTTTTAGGGGCTATTCTTTCAACCACTTCTCTTGGAACAGAATTAATGTTTAAAATAGAACATAGCCGTACCTGTCATAAAATGTATGATCAAGACTCCTACGAGAGATTCAGATTTTCTGTAAAAGTAACCGAGAATAATTGAAAAAAGAAAGGCAAGACCTGCCAGTATGAATCCATACATCAGGTGCATTATTCCAAAAATAATTGAAGACAAAAATATCGCTACAAATTCATTTTTTTTACTACCATCAAATAAGGAGATAAAATAGGATTGTAAATAGCCTCGAATCATTGTTTCCTGAGCCATTACGCTAAATGGGTAAAGGAAGAACTCCCACTCGGGAATGGCTCGAAACCGAAATTCCAATCTTCCCGATTTTACAAGGCTAATACGGATAAGAACCGCCAGTATAAGTCCTATTAAACCCAGAAGGCTTCCCATTTTGAGATTATATATTAACTTTTTCCTATTCAGCCCATAGTGTTTGAGTTTATAAGGTAGATAAAAAACTCCTAAAAGAACGGTAAGGCAGGTATAAGCAAATAAAATTTTTACATAAGTTTCGCTCCTAATAAGCCCGTCTCTAAATAATACCATGCAGCTGAGACTGATAATATAGGAACCATTCAGACTTAGCATAAAAAAGACAGACTCTCTAACCCTATTTTTATAAATGAATTTCTTTTTCAGTTTCTTCTTTTTTGATTTATTCTTTCTCGAATAGTCATAAGCATTCTTCGTTGTCAGGTGAAGTTTTTCTAACAATTCTTCCAGCATATATTCTCCTTTAAAAATGCAAAGCCATACACCTTCCTATTTTAAGTAGAGAGGGTTTACAAGAAATTCCTATAGGTTTATTTTTTCATTTGTGTTAAAAGTATATGTTTTCAAAATGTGAATATCCTTCTTTCTGAAAATAGTATTTGCCATGTTAAACTTGGATGGGCAAAGTTGAAAAATATAGAACAATAACGGGACGGGTATGATGGAGTTTTTAGCCAAGCACAGAGAACTGATAAGCGTATTAATGATGCCATTTACATATGGTTTTGTTGGATGGTTTACCAACTGGGTAGCCTTAAAAATGACTTTTTACCCTTTGAAGTTTTGGGGGATTCCTCCTTATATTGGATGGCAGGGGATCATCCCCAGAAAGGCCCATAAAATGGCCAGTAAGTCTGTAGATATTATTACAACCAGACTTTTAAAGATTGAAGAGGTATTCGATAGAGTAGAACCGGAAGGTATTGAAAGTGAATTAAAGCCTATCCTTTCCAAGATGATACGAGAAGTGACCCAGGATATAGTAAACGACATAAACCCTAACCTCTGGTCTATACTTCCGGATAGAGTGAAGCAGGAAATTTATACAACAGCAGAAGCCCAAATTCCTGGTGGCATTCGTACTATCATCATGAATGTTCGTAAGAATATCTACCAGGTTTTTGATATAAAAGGGCTGGTCTTGAAAAGCCTCACCGGGGACAATGTGACGCTTATTGTAGAAATGTTTCAGAGTATTGGTGCTCCCGAATTCAAATTTATAGAAAGAAGTGGTTTTTACTTTGGGTTTCTTCTCGGTCTGATTCAAATGATATTCTGGTTATTCTTTCCAATCTGGTGGACTCTTCCTATCCAGGGAATTATTGTGGGATATTTAACGAACTGGCTGGCAATTAATATGATTTTCAGACCTCTCTATGAAAAGAAATATCTTGGTTTTATTAAATACCAGGGACTTTTCTTAAAACGTCAGGATGAGGTAGCCAAGCAATATGCACACATGGTAGCCACAAGGATATTAACTGCCAGAGCGGTTCTGAAAGAAATTTTCTATGGTAAAGCTGCTGATGAGGTGTACAATATTGTTCAGAGTGCGGCTATTAAAGCCGTAGAAAACACAGCCACTTCTGCACAACCGATAATCTCCTTAACCATCGGACCTGCGAAATACCAGAATGTGAAGAAGCAAATTATCGACAGAATGATGGAGATTGCACCCCGTTCTATAGAAACTATTGAAGAGTATGTAAGTGCGGCTCTGGATTTTGAAAAGACCATGTATGAAAAAATGCGTTATCTGGATCCTCCCGAATTTGAAAGTGTTCTTCGTTCAGCTTTTCAGGAAGACGAACTTCTACTCATTCTTATCGGGGCGGTTTTGGGTGCTATGGTCGGTCTGGGTCAGGCCATATCTATGGTGATGTAGTTTTACTTTACGGAAGGGCTGTATACCATCGGAGACTGGGTAGATCGAAGTCCCGATGGTGCTTGACAGC
Encoded proteins:
- a CDS encoding CPBP family intramembrane metalloprotease — encoded protein: MLEELLEKLHLTTKNAYDYSRKNKSKKKKLKKKFIYKNRVRESVFFMLSLNGSYIISLSCMVLFRDGLIRSETYVKILFAYTCLTVLLGVFYLPYKLKHYGLNRKKLIYNLKMGSLLGLIGLILAVLIRISLVKSGRLEFRFRAIPEWEFFLYPFSVMAQETMIRGYLQSYFISLFDGSKKNEFVAIFLSSIIFGIMHLMYGFILAGLAFLFSIILGYFYRKSESLVGVLIIHFMTGTAMFYFKH
- a CDS encoding DUF445 family protein, with the translated sequence MMPFTYGFVGWFTNWVALKMTFYPLKFWGIPPYIGWQGIIPRKAHKMASKSVDIITTRLLKIEEVFDRVEPEGIESELKPILSKMIREVTQDIVNDINPNLWSILPDRVKQEIYTTAEAQIPGGIRTIIMNVRKNIYQVFDIKGLVLKSLTGDNVTLIVEMFQSIGAPEFKFIERSGFYFGFLLGLIQMIFWLFFPIWWTLPIQGIIVGYLTNWLAINMIFRPLYEKKYLGFIKYQGLFLKRQDEVAKQYAHMVATRILTARAVLKEIFYGKAADEVYNIVQSAAIKAVENTATSAQPIISLTIGPAKYQNVKKQIIDRMMEIAPRSIETIEEYVSAALDFEKTMYEKMRYLDPPEFESVLRSAFQEDELLLILIGAVLGAMVGLGQAISMVM